Proteins from a single region of Neodiprion virginianus isolate iyNeoVirg1 chromosome 4, iyNeoVirg1.1, whole genome shotgun sequence:
- the LOC124301856 gene encoding ferritin subunit-like: MNFIYGFLLVFGFVYVAPGVQSICQIPDAVIDTPWIDMVDSCTEELKDQVKMEIGASMTYLAMGAYFSRDSVSRPGFSKLFMQAADEEREHAIKLIEYMLMRGDVTRDFQNLLPASLTAPKLEWRDGVQALKDALAKEVNVTTNIRKVITNCETPPNGAKNDYHLVDYLTADFLDEQYRGQRDLAGKYTTLRKMMDTYGPIGEFLFDKKLLNGEL; this comes from the exons ATGAATTTTATCTACGGATTTCTTCTAGTTTTCGGATTCGTTTATGTCGCTCCAGGCGTTCAATCGATAT GTCAAATCCCGGACGCCGTGATCGATACTCCATGGATAGACATGGTTGACTCATGTACCGAAGAATTAAAGGATCAAGTGAAAATGGAAATCGGCGCGTCCATGACATATCTCGCCATG GGTGCTTACTTTTCACGTGACAGTGTAAGCCGACCTGGATTCAGTAAGTTGTTCATGCAAGCAGCGGATGAAGAACGTGAACATGCGATCAAACTTATTGAATACATGTTAATGCGAGGAGACGTAACTCGGGACTTCCAGAATCTACTCCCGGCATCGCTG ACTGCTCCAAAATTAGAATGGCGGGACGGAGTACAAGCACTTAAAGATGCCCTTGCCAAGGAAGTCAACGTTACAACGAATATTCGAAAAGTAATTACCAACTGCGAGACACCACCAAACGGAGCCAAAAACGATTATCAC TTGGTAGATTATCTTACCGCCGATTTCCTGGATGAGCAATACAGAGGACAGCGCGATCTGGCTGGAAAATACACAACCCTTCGAAAAATGATGGATACTTACGGTCCGATTGgagaatttttgtttgacAAGAAACTGCTCAACGGAGAACTGTAA
- the LOC124301854 gene encoding uncharacterized protein LOC124301854 produces MKVFIFLTVLAVTIFTPAKASYRSPAMGRAAAHSSASPSILSFCYNDVQSECRGQSHSVDARLENCNALYGKFGRIQSKLEQYANALIDTSFKYLTVSSYFGNFERNRMGLKRLYRKLSDEAWDDAKDLINFITLRGGEMHFDERPTYWNERRELQVNEHDLSELERMSNVLDNYKMMADEAIKIQREVTKHADLDGSVAHYFEERFFERQTKTVHTLSGYVNDLKRFFSEADASLALFLFDEYLLKSV; encoded by the exons ATGAAGGTTTTCATATTTCTTACTGTTTTGGCGGTGACCATATTCACCCCGGCCAAGGCTTCGTACAGGAGTCCGGCCATGGGGCGGGCTGCGGCTCATAGCTCAGCTTCGCCCTCGATATTATCATTTTGTTACAACGATGTCCAATCTGAATGTCGTGGCCAGTCGCACAGTG TTGATGCTAGACTGGAAAATTGTAATGCCTTGTACGGAAAGTTTGGCCGTATACAGAGCAAGCTTGAACAATATGCCAATGCTCTCATTGacacgagtttcaaatacttGACGGTGTCTAGTTACTTTGGAAATTTCGAGAGGAATCGTATGGGGCTGAAACGATTATACAGAAAGTTGTCCGACGAGGCGTGGGATGATGCGAAAGATCTTATCAATTTCATCACTCTACGCGGTGGGGAAATGCACTTTGATGAAAGGCCAACGTACTGGAATGAAAGAAGg GAGTTGCAAGTCAATGAACATGATCTATCGGAGCTTGAGAGAATGAGTAACGTTTTGGACAACTACAAGATGATGGCAGACGAAGccataaaaatacaaagagaAGTGACGAAGCACGCTGACTTAGATGGATCCGTTGCACACTATTTTGAAGAGAGATTTTTCGAACGACAGACGAAAACTGTTCACACACTCTCCGGTTACGTCAATGATCTCAAGCGATTCTTTTCAGAGGCTGATGCTTCGCTTGCACTATTCCTTTTCGATGAATATCTACTAAAATCTGTATAA